The proteins below are encoded in one region of Alistipes indistinctus YIT 12060:
- the argH gene encoding argininosuccinate lyase, which translates to MKLWQKNTDANQAVDRFTVGHDREMDLFLAEADVLGSLAHTRMLNSIGLLGDEDLQAVQRELKKIHADIVAGRFTIDEGIEDVHSQVEFLLTERIGDAGKKIHSGRSRNDQVLVDLRIFLRRQIKEIVEDVESLFRLLQSLSDRYNEVLMPGYTHLQIAMPSSFGLWLGAYAESLVDDTEMLHAAYRICNKNPLGSAAGYGSSFPLNRTMTTELLGFDTLSYNVVYAQMGRGKTERIMAQAMSSVAATLARLAMDNTMFLNQNFNFISYPAELTTGSSIMPHKKNPDVWELIRGKCNLIQGLPNQIAMMTTNLPIGYNRDLQQLKEVLFPAVAELRSCLQMAHYMLENLSVKEDILNDPKYDYLFSVEVVNDLVLHGTPFREAYKKVGLDIENGTFKAPHTVHHTHEGSIGNLCTQQIAALMDAQLARFHFERVEAAEAALVQP; encoded by the coding sequence ATGAAACTGTGGCAGAAAAACACCGATGCCAATCAGGCGGTCGACCGGTTCACGGTGGGACACGACCGGGAGATGGACCTCTTTCTGGCCGAAGCCGACGTGCTCGGTTCGCTCGCACATACGCGCATGCTCAACTCGATCGGATTGCTCGGCGACGAAGACCTGCAGGCCGTGCAGCGCGAACTAAAGAAAATTCATGCCGACATCGTAGCCGGACGCTTCACGATCGACGAAGGTATCGAAGACGTCCATTCCCAGGTGGAGTTCCTGCTCACCGAACGGATCGGCGACGCGGGCAAGAAGATTCACAGCGGACGTTCGCGAAACGACCAGGTACTGGTCGACCTGCGGATTTTCCTGCGCCGTCAAATCAAGGAGATCGTCGAGGACGTGGAGAGCCTGTTCCGCCTGTTGCAAAGCCTTTCCGACAGATACAACGAGGTGCTGATGCCCGGCTACACGCACCTGCAGATCGCCATGCCCTCTTCGTTCGGGCTGTGGCTCGGCGCTTACGCCGAAAGCCTCGTGGACGACACCGAAATGTTGCATGCCGCCTACCGCATTTGCAACAAAAACCCGCTCGGCTCAGCGGCCGGTTACGGCTCGTCGTTCCCGCTCAACCGCACGATGACCACCGAGTTGCTCGGCTTCGACACGCTGAGTTACAACGTGGTATACGCCCAGATGGGACGCGGGAAAACCGAACGGATCATGGCGCAGGCCATGTCCTCGGTAGCCGCCACGCTGGCCCGGCTTGCGATGGACAATACGATGTTCCTGAACCAGAATTTCAATTTCATCTCCTACCCGGCCGAACTAACCACCGGATCGAGCATCATGCCGCACAAGAAAAACCCGGACGTATGGGAGTTGATCCGCGGCAAGTGCAACCTGATCCAGGGACTGCCCAACCAGATCGCAATGATGACGACCAACCTGCCCATCGGCTACAACCGGGACCTCCAGCAGCTCAAAGAGGTACTCTTCCCGGCAGTTGCAGAACTCAGGAGTTGTCTCCAGATGGCGCATTATATGCTCGAAAACCTTTCGGTCAAAGAGGATATCCTCAACGACCCGAAATACGACTACCTGTTCAGCGTCGAGGTGGTGAACGACCTCGTGTTGCACGGCACCCCGTTCCGGGAAGCTTACAAAAAAGTTGGGCTGGACATCGAGAACGGAACTTTCAAGGCACCTCACACCGTACATCATACACACGAAGGCAGCATCGGAAACCTCTGTACCCAGCAGATCGCCGCGCTGATGGACGCTCAACTCGCCCGGTTCCATTTCGAACGCGTCGAAGCGGCCGAAGCGGCACTGGTCCAACCCTAA
- a CDS encoding glycoside hydrolase family 3 C-terminal domain-containing protein, which translates to MKRTQLISAFLSLAALWGVQTGSAAAQSAANAKPAYLDARCPVEERVEDALARMTLEEKVALCHAQSKFSSAGVPRLGIPEMWMSDGPHGIRAEKLWDEWDDAGWTSDSCTAFPALTCLAATWNPTLADTYGQAVGEEARYRNKAVLLGPGVNIYRTPLNGRNFEYMGEDPFLASAMVVPYIQGVQRNGVAACVKHFAVNDQETDRFNVEVKIDDRTLHEIHLPAFKAAVHDGGVWAVMGSYSIYKGQHCCHNQYLLRDLLKRDWGFDGVVISDWGGTHDTREAALNGLDMEMGSWTNGLTLSWSNAYNEYFLADPFLELLRSKEIDEEIVNDKARRILRLMFRTTMNPDRPYGSFATKEHALIGRKIAQEGIVLLKNQDNLLPLDPKQPRRILVVGENAKKMMTLGGGSSELKVKYEISPLQGIENYFSPASQVTYAEGYSSVPTQNRHALLLEAVDAARKADVVIFVGGLNKNENQDCEGADRRSLNLPYGQDELIGELARVNRNLVAVIISGNAIAMPWVNEVPAIVEAWYGGTEAGNAIASVLAGEVNPSGKLPFTFPVRLEDNPAIALDAYPGDGKQVEYKEGIFVGYRWNDREQIKPLFCFGHGLSYTTFEYGKVTAEGRQMGPDGTITVSVPVKNTGSRAGAEIVQLYVSDLKSSLPRPVKELKGFRKITLQPGQEQMVSFTIDRKALSFYDDTKQDWVAEPGTFEVLVGASACDIRGKAAFELTAR; encoded by the coding sequence ATGAAACGAACACAGCTGATTTCCGCCTTTCTGAGTCTGGCGGCCCTGTGGGGAGTCCAGACAGGAAGTGCCGCCGCCCAGTCCGCGGCAAACGCCAAACCCGCCTATCTAGATGCCCGGTGCCCGGTCGAAGAGCGGGTCGAAGACGCCCTCGCGCGCATGACCCTCGAAGAGAAGGTAGCGCTGTGCCATGCACAGTCGAAATTCAGCTCGGCCGGCGTTCCGCGCCTCGGGATCCCCGAAATGTGGATGAGCGACGGACCGCACGGCATCCGTGCCGAAAAGTTGTGGGACGAATGGGACGACGCGGGATGGACGAGCGACTCTTGTACGGCATTCCCAGCCCTTACCTGCCTTGCCGCGACATGGAATCCGACCCTGGCCGACACTTACGGACAGGCGGTCGGCGAAGAGGCCCGCTACCGCAACAAAGCCGTGTTGCTGGGTCCCGGAGTCAACATCTATCGCACGCCGCTCAACGGGCGCAACTTCGAATACATGGGCGAAGATCCTTTCCTGGCCTCGGCCATGGTCGTTCCGTACATTCAGGGCGTGCAGCGCAACGGTGTAGCGGCCTGTGTGAAACATTTCGCGGTGAACGATCAGGAGACGGACCGGTTCAACGTCGAGGTCAAAATCGACGACCGGACGCTGCACGAAATCCATCTGCCGGCTTTCAAAGCCGCCGTTCACGACGGTGGGGTATGGGCCGTAATGGGTTCCTATTCGATCTACAAAGGCCAACACTGCTGCCACAACCAATACCTGCTGCGTGACCTGCTCAAACGCGACTGGGGCTTCGACGGCGTCGTGATCTCGGACTGGGGTGGTACGCACGACACGCGTGAGGCGGCGCTCAACGGACTAGACATGGAGATGGGATCGTGGACCAACGGGCTCACGCTCAGCTGGAGCAATGCATACAACGAATATTTCCTTGCCGATCCGTTCCTCGAGCTGCTTCGTTCAAAAGAGATCGACGAAGAAATCGTCAACGACAAGGCACGAAGGATCCTGCGGCTGATGTTCCGCACGACGATGAACCCGGACCGACCTTACGGCTCGTTCGCGACAAAAGAACACGCACTGATTGGCCGGAAAATCGCCCAGGAGGGTATCGTCCTGCTGAAAAACCAGGACAACCTGCTTCCGCTCGACCCAAAACAACCGCGCAGGATTCTCGTGGTCGGGGAAAATGCCAAAAAGATGATGACGCTCGGCGGCGGAAGTTCCGAACTGAAAGTAAAATACGAAATATCGCCCCTGCAGGGTATCGAGAACTATTTCTCCCCTGCATCCCAGGTGACTTACGCCGAAGGATACAGCAGCGTTCCCACGCAAAACCGCCACGCCCTGCTGCTGGAAGCCGTCGACGCGGCCCGCAAAGCCGATGTGGTGATCTTCGTAGGCGGCCTGAACAAAAACGAAAACCAGGACTGCGAAGGAGCCGACCGCCGCAGCCTCAATTTACCCTACGGGCAGGACGAGCTGATCGGCGAACTGGCCCGCGTGAACCGGAACCTGGTGGCAGTCATCATCAGCGGCAACGCAATAGCGATGCCGTGGGTGAACGAAGTGCCGGCCATTGTCGAGGCATGGTACGGAGGTACGGAAGCCGGCAATGCGATCGCTTCGGTGCTCGCAGGCGAAGTGAATCCTTCGGGCAAATTGCCGTTCACCTTTCCGGTACGGCTGGAGGACAATCCGGCTATCGCCCTGGATGCCTATCCCGGGGACGGCAAACAGGTGGAATACAAAGAGGGGATTTTTGTCGGATACCGTTGGAACGACCGCGAACAGATCAAGCCGCTCTTTTGTTTCGGCCACGGATTGAGCTATACCACCTTCGAATACGGCAAAGTGACCGCAGAGGGCAGGCAAATGGGCCCGGACGGAACAATCACCGTCAGCGTGCCGGTGAAAAACACCGGTTCGCGTGCCGGTGCCGAAATCGTACAACTCTACGTCAGCGACCTGAAATCGTCGCTTCCGCGCCCGGTCAAAGAGCTCAAAGGTTTCCGCAAAATCACGCTGCAGCCCGGCCAGGAGCAGATGGTTTCGTTTACGATCGACCGGAAAGCGCTGAGTTTCTATGACGATACAAAGCAGGATTGGGTGGCAGAGCCCGGCACATTCGAAGTATTGGTCGGCGCATCGGCCTGCGACATCCGCGGCAAAGCGGCATTCGAGCTGACAGCCCGATAA
- a CDS encoding M48 family metallopeptidase, protein MSSREKFRHPLLGEITLNRSPRARRLSISVRPDGEVRLTIPCGDNERTALNFLDQKSAWIEQARVRMLARHPKQVIEPPYSTRSHTLRLYPCACRTIRTRVGEGIIEVRYPMELRYEAAEVQDAIRKGIEQAWRTEAQADLPQRTARLAGQLGFRCGAVTVRNARTRWGSCSARDDISLSIHLMKLPDELIDYVIIHELCHTIHKNHGPKFHKLLDRLTGGHHLELRRRLKTYSTRW, encoded by the coding sequence GTGTCCTCACGGGAAAAGTTCCGGCATCCCCTGCTGGGAGAGATCACGCTGAACCGCTCACCGCGGGCCCGGCGGCTCTCGATCAGCGTCCGGCCCGACGGCGAAGTGCGGCTGACGATTCCCTGCGGAGACAATGAGCGTACCGCGTTGAACTTTCTCGATCAAAAGAGCGCGTGGATCGAACAGGCCCGTGTGCGGATGCTGGCACGCCACCCGAAACAGGTCATCGAACCTCCCTACTCGACCCGCAGCCATACGCTGCGGCTCTATCCGTGCGCCTGCCGCACGATCCGCACCCGCGTCGGCGAAGGGATTATCGAAGTTCGGTATCCGATGGAGCTCCGTTACGAAGCCGCCGAAGTACAGGATGCGATCCGCAAGGGGATCGAACAGGCGTGGCGCACAGAGGCACAGGCCGACCTGCCGCAGCGGACGGCCCGTCTTGCCGGGCAACTCGGCTTCCGGTGCGGTGCGGTGACGGTACGCAATGCACGCACCCGTTGGGGCAGTTGTTCGGCCCGCGACGACATTTCACTGAGCATCCACCTGATGAAGCTGCCCGACGAGCTGATCGACTACGTGATTATCCACGAACTCTGCCATACGATCCACAAAAACCACGGCCCGAAATTCCACAAACTGCTCGACCGTCTCACGGGCGGACATCATCTCGAACTGCGCCGACGGCTCAAAACCTATTCCACCCGCTGGTAG
- the xylE gene encoding D-xylose transporter XylE translates to MNKNNSYLMFLTLVATLGGLLFGYDTAVISGTVKYLDLNFVAPLGLSETAASSLLGFAVSSALIGCVLGGMVGGVVASALGRKRGLMIAAVLFIISAVGSAYPEMGFPHGAPHTFLTQFIIYRIIGGVGVGLASMLSPMYIAEMAPASRRGGLVAWNQFAIIFGMLVVYFVNYFIALNGDEAWLTSTGWRLMFLSEVIPAALLFLLVLGVPESPRWLIMKGREAKAVAILERINGAPEAEVEAQSIRRSLHGTVKAKLFSYGVGVIVIGMLLSVFQQFIGINVVLYYAPEIFRNMGMGTNAALAQTIIVGVINLSFTVLAIFTVDRFGRHPLMIIGSLGMAVSMVTLGMTFFLEQMGFLSLLAMLCYVASFAVSWGPICWVLLAEIFPNKIRSQAMALAVAAQWVANYLVSWTFPMMDKSTYLNGIFHHAFAYWIYALMAVLAALFMWRFVPETKGRSLEEMEKLFAEK, encoded by the coding sequence ATGAATAAAAATAACAGCTACCTGATGTTCCTGACACTGGTAGCGACACTCGGCGGTCTGCTTTTCGGCTACGATACCGCGGTGATCTCGGGAACGGTGAAGTACCTCGATCTGAATTTCGTTGCGCCGCTCGGCCTGAGCGAGACGGCGGCCAGCTCGCTGCTGGGGTTTGCCGTGTCGAGTGCGCTGATCGGCTGCGTGTTGGGCGGTATGGTCGGAGGTGTCGTGGCTTCGGCACTGGGGCGCAAACGCGGCCTGATGATAGCCGCCGTCCTGTTTATCATTTCGGCGGTCGGATCGGCTTATCCCGAAATGGGTTTCCCGCATGGAGCACCGCATACTTTCCTCACCCAGTTTATTATCTACCGCATTATCGGTGGCGTCGGGGTGGGCCTCGCATCGATGCTTTCGCCGATGTACATCGCCGAAATGGCCCCCGCTTCACGGCGCGGCGGATTGGTGGCGTGGAACCAGTTTGCGATTATCTTCGGAATGTTGGTGGTTTATTTCGTCAACTATTTTATCGCGCTGAACGGTGACGAAGCATGGCTGACCTCGACCGGTTGGCGGCTGATGTTCCTTTCGGAAGTGATTCCGGCGGCACTGCTGTTCCTGTTGGTATTGGGTGTGCCGGAAAGTCCCCGCTGGCTGATTATGAAAGGCCGCGAAGCAAAGGCGGTCGCTATTTTGGAGCGGATCAACGGCGCCCCTGAAGCTGAGGTCGAAGCGCAAAGTATTCGCCGCTCCCTGCACGGAACGGTAAAAGCCAAACTGTTCAGCTATGGGGTGGGGGTGATCGTGATTGGTATGTTGCTCTCCGTATTTCAGCAGTTTATCGGCATCAATGTGGTACTCTACTATGCTCCTGAAATTTTCCGCAACATGGGCATGGGGACGAATGCCGCGCTGGCGCAGACGATTATCGTCGGGGTGATCAACCTTTCGTTCACCGTATTGGCGATCTTTACGGTGGACCGTTTCGGCCGCCACCCGCTGATGATTATCGGGAGCCTGGGCATGGCCGTAAGCATGGTGACGCTCGGGATGACTTTCTTCCTGGAACAAATGGGATTTCTCTCTTTGCTGGCGATGTTGTGTTACGTAGCGTCGTTCGCAGTCTCCTGGGGTCCGATCTGCTGGGTGCTTCTCGCAGAAATATTCCCGAACAAGATCCGCAGCCAGGCGATGGCACTTGCTGTCGCGGCGCAGTGGGTCGCCAATTACCTGGTCTCCTGGACCTTCCCGATGATGGATAAATCGACCTACCTCAACGGCATTTTCCACCATGCGTTTGCGTATTGGATTTATGCACTGATGGCGGTATTGGCGGCATTGTTCATGTGGAGATTCGTTCCCGAAACCAAGGGGCGTTCGCTCGAGGAGATGGAAAAGTTGTTCGCGGAGAAATAG
- the xylA gene encoding xylose isomerase yields the protein MESMFSKIAKIKYEGPDSKNPLAFHWYDADRVIGGKTMKEQLRFAIAYWHSFCADGSDPFGGATHLFPWSGIGDPVEQAKAKMDSAFDFFVKIGAPYYCFHDVDLVREVGDVASYEKNLKAVVEYAKQKQQETGVKLLWGTANVFSNARYMNGAATNPDFAAVAYAGTQIKNAIDATIALGGENYVFWGGREGYMSLLNTDMKREKDHLAMMLTMARDYARKNGFKGTFLIEPKPMEPTKHQYDYDTETVIGFLRHYGLDKDFKVNIEVNHATLAGHTFDHELQCAADAGMLGSIDANRGDAQNGWDTDQFPINLQETVEAMLVILRQGGFKTGGINFDAKTRRNSTDIEDLFIAHIAGMDTFARALIVADTILKDGQLDSWRKERYASFDDGNGAAFEQGKLTLEQLRDFAAAAGEPACISGKQEKYEQLLSLYI from the coding sequence ATGGAATCGATGTTTTCAAAGATCGCCAAAATCAAGTACGAAGGCCCGGATTCGAAAAATCCGCTGGCGTTTCACTGGTATGATGCAGACCGCGTAATCGGAGGCAAAACCATGAAGGAACAGTTGCGCTTTGCGATTGCCTACTGGCATTCGTTCTGTGCCGACGGGAGCGATCCGTTCGGCGGTGCGACGCACCTTTTCCCGTGGAGCGGTATCGGCGATCCGGTCGAGCAGGCCAAAGCCAAGATGGATTCGGCGTTCGACTTTTTCGTAAAAATCGGGGCCCCGTATTATTGCTTCCACGATGTCGATCTTGTGCGCGAGGTGGGCGATGTGGCCAGCTATGAGAAAAACCTGAAGGCGGTCGTCGAGTATGCCAAACAGAAACAGCAGGAGACCGGCGTGAAGCTGCTTTGGGGTACTGCGAACGTTTTCAGTAATGCACGTTATATGAACGGCGCTGCGACCAATCCCGATTTTGCGGCGGTGGCTTATGCCGGCACGCAGATCAAGAACGCAATCGACGCAACGATCGCGCTCGGCGGCGAGAATTATGTCTTTTGGGGCGGCCGCGAGGGGTATATGTCGCTGCTCAATACCGACATGAAACGCGAGAAGGACCATTTGGCGATGATGCTCACGATGGCGCGCGATTACGCCCGTAAAAACGGTTTCAAAGGAACCTTCCTGATCGAGCCGAAACCGATGGAGCCGACCAAGCACCAGTACGATTACGATACCGAGACGGTGATCGGCTTCCTGCGCCATTACGGCCTCGACAAGGACTTCAAAGTCAATATCGAGGTGAATCACGCCACGCTCGCGGGGCACACGTTCGACCATGAGCTGCAGTGCGCAGCGGATGCAGGCATGTTGGGCAGCATCGATGCGAACCGCGGGGATGCGCAAAACGGCTGGGATACCGACCAGTTTCCCATCAACCTGCAGGAGACGGTCGAGGCGATGTTGGTGATTCTGCGCCAGGGCGGCTTCAAAACCGGCGGTATCAACTTCGACGCCAAGACCCGCCGCAATTCGACCGATATCGAGGACCTCTTCATCGCGCACATTGCGGGGATGGATACTTTCGCCCGTGCGTTGATCGTCGCCGATACGATCCTCAAAGACGGCCAGCTCGACTCCTGGCGCAAGGAGCGCTATGCTTCGTTCGACGACGGTAACGGTGCGGCGTTCGAACAGGGCAAGCTGACGCTCGAGCAACTGCGCGACTTTGCCGCCGCTGCGGGAGAACCAGCATGCATCAGCGGCAAGCAGGAGAAGTACGAGCAACTTTTGTCGCTCTATATCTAA
- a CDS encoding xylulokinase translates to MVYTLGIDIGSSSVKVALLEVASGACAGSVTLPQAEMPIDAPHRGWAEQDPRMWWQYACEGIRQLMKGKPAGFVRAIGITYQMHGLVCLDTQGEPLRKSIIWCDSRTVGQGERALRDLGRERCLERLLNSPGNFTASKLAWVRENEPDVFARTDRFMLPGDYILFKLSGERSTTCSGLSEQILWDFVADGRADFVADYYGIDPRSIPEALPSIGIQAHVSAGAAAELGLEPGIPIAYRAGDQPNNAFSLNVMEPGEIAATGGTSGVVYGVTDLPKADSLSRVNTFLHVNHSAQAHRYGVLLCINGTGILNAWAKRTVAPELSYSEVNQLCETVPAGSDGVLMHPFGNGAERMLENRYTGASVLHVDLNRHNRAHLLRAAQEGIAFAFRYGVDIMRESGLRAGVIRAGHANLFLSPLFRSTLATLCDANIELYNTDGALGAARGAALGAGLYRNRNEAFASLRRIEEVHPDPAIRQVLEETYQIWKKELQLQLENQ, encoded by the coding sequence ATGGTATATACGTTAGGAATTGATATCGGCAGTTCGTCGGTGAAGGTTGCACTGCTGGAGGTGGCTTCGGGCGCATGTGCCGGTTCTGTGACACTGCCGCAGGCGGAAATGCCGATCGATGCGCCGCACAGGGGATGGGCCGAACAGGATCCCCGGATGTGGTGGCAGTATGCCTGCGAGGGTATCCGGCAGTTGATGAAAGGCAAACCGGCTGGTTTCGTACGGGCGATCGGCATTACCTACCAGATGCACGGGCTGGTTTGTCTCGATACGCAGGGCGAACCGTTGCGCAAGTCTATTATCTGGTGCGACAGCCGGACTGTCGGACAGGGTGAACGGGCTTTGCGCGATCTGGGACGCGAACGGTGCCTCGAACGCCTGCTGAACTCTCCCGGTAATTTTACCGCGTCGAAGTTGGCTTGGGTTCGTGAGAACGAACCGGATGTTTTTGCCCGCACCGACCGTTTTATGCTGCCCGGCGACTACATTCTCTTCAAACTTTCGGGCGAGCGTTCGACCACATGCAGCGGGCTGTCCGAGCAGATTCTCTGGGATTTCGTCGCGGACGGACGTGCCGATTTCGTCGCCGACTATTACGGGATCGATCCCCGGAGCATTCCCGAGGCATTGCCGTCGATCGGCATTCAGGCGCATGTGAGTGCCGGCGCCGCTGCGGAACTCGGACTGGAACCGGGTATCCCGATCGCTTACCGGGCCGGAGACCAGCCCAACAACGCTTTTTCACTGAACGTGATGGAGCCGGGTGAAATTGCGGCTACGGGCGGCACTTCGGGCGTCGTTTACGGGGTGACCGACCTTCCGAAAGCCGATTCGCTCTCGCGCGTCAACACTTTCCTGCATGTGAACCACTCGGCACAGGCGCATCGCTATGGCGTGCTGCTGTGTATCAACGGTACCGGTATCCTCAATGCCTGGGCGAAACGCACCGTGGCTCCTGAATTGAGTTACAGCGAAGTGAACCAGTTGTGCGAGACGGTTCCTGCCGGCAGCGACGGCGTGCTGATGCATCCGTTCGGCAACGGGGCCGAACGGATGCTCGAGAACCGCTATACCGGGGCTTCCGTCCTGCATGTCGACCTGAACCGCCACAACCGTGCCCACCTGCTGCGCGCGGCACAGGAAGGAATCGCTTTTGCATTCCGGTACGGGGTCGATATTATGCGCGAATCGGGCCTGCGGGCCGGGGTGATCCGGGCCGGGCATGCCAACCTGTTCCTCAGTCCGCTGTTCCGCAGCACGCTGGCGACCCTGTGCGACGCGAATATCGAGCTTTATAATACCGACGGTGCATTGGGCGCAGCCCGGGGCGCGGCACTCGGGGCCGGATTGTACAGGAACCGGAACGAGGCTTTCGCTTCGCTGCGCCGGATCGAAGAGGTCCATCCCGATCCGGCGATTCGCCAGGTGTTGGAAGAGACGTATCAAATCTGGAAAAAGGAATTGCAATTGCAGTTGGAAAATCAGTAA
- a CDS encoding NUDIX hydrolase, with amino-acid sequence MSPQPNPSLSVDCVVFGFDGAALKVLLVERDFVNPAGERIHDFKLPGSLIFQDEELRASAARVLDKYMGRRDIYLRQLHVFSQPDRVVGEELRWLNEHYGVHTGRVVTVGYYALVKLNEALIASAAAEHAQWVGVERVTRLAMDHKQIMARALETLGRQLMVEPIAFELLPRKFTLRQLQVLYEAILGIEIDNRNFRKKVLSSGYLRETGEREKHVAHKPAMFYSFDKGRFQKDVRQKFRLNFINWQL; translated from the coding sequence ATGTCTCCGCAACCTAATCCCTCCCTTTCGGTCGATTGTGTCGTGTTCGGCTTCGATGGCGCAGCGCTCAAGGTGCTGCTTGTCGAGCGGGATTTTGTCAATCCCGCGGGCGAACGCATCCATGATTTCAAGCTGCCCGGCAGCCTGATTTTTCAGGATGAAGAACTCCGCGCGTCGGCGGCACGTGTACTGGATAAGTATATGGGCCGGCGGGATATTTACCTGCGCCAACTGCATGTATTTTCACAGCCCGACCGCGTGGTGGGTGAAGAGTTGCGGTGGCTCAACGAACATTACGGCGTACATACGGGGCGGGTCGTGACGGTGGGCTATTATGCGCTCGTCAAGCTCAACGAGGCATTGATCGCTTCGGCCGCGGCCGAGCATGCCCAATGGGTCGGAGTGGAGCGGGTGACGCGCCTGGCCATGGATCACAAACAGATTATGGCCCGTGCCCTCGAGACGCTCGGACGGCAGCTGATGGTCGAGCCGATCGCATTCGAACTGTTGCCGCGTAAATTTACGCTCCGCCAGTTGCAGGTGCTCTACGAGGCTATACTTGGAATAGAGATTGATAACCGTAATTTCCGGAAGAAGGTGCTTTCGTCGGGTTACCTGCGTGAGACGGGCGAACGGGAGAAGCATGTGGCCCACAAACCGGCCATGTTTTACTCCTTCGATAAGGGCCGGTTCCAGAAGGATGTGCGGCAGAAGTTCAGGCTTAATTTTATCAATTGGCAATTATAG